The proteins below come from a single Psychrobacter sp. FDAARGOS_221 genomic window:
- a CDS encoding amidohydrolase, translating into MIKNFLMLAGSVSVLTACAVQNPPSSVSTPKNLVADMIVTNAKVAVMDDKRTVAEAIAVKNGKVLRTGSNEDILNLQGKMTRVIDANGRTIIPGLNDSHLHITRGGRFYNTELRWDGVTSLKEALRMLKEQADRTPEGQWVRVIGGWSPYQFEEKRMPTVEEINEATGDTPAFVLYLYSRGWLNQAGLEALGIDENTPPPNDDSRYEKDENGKLTGVLLAEPNAMILYQVIGKLPALSEEDMINSTKHFYHELNRFGLTSAIDAGGGGHHFPENYEASKALATSGDLSMRISYYLFPQEAGKEISAFEQWMANNTASVNEDPSLEHGYELKGGGEYMTWAAGDFENFLADKPSIEDNEGWREDTKKVIQMHVDEGWPFRQHSTYGQNTKLIVDLVDEIDRENNGKIRNEMRWAIDHAETVTDETLREIKRLNGGISVQDRMAYAGEYFVERYGAEAAKTSPPFKKIFDMGIPLGSGTDGTRVASYNPWISLYWMTTGKTVGGTQLYDKDNILSREDALEVYTSGSAWFSSEENVKGTLEPGKYADFVLLSDDYFTVPEEKIKTIESVLTVLGGDVVYGAGEYSKLDPQLPPISPSWSPVKYYGGYHNPEKPAAR; encoded by the coding sequence ATGATAAAAAACTTCCTTATGCTTGCCGGCTCAGTCAGTGTGTTAACGGCTTGTGCGGTACAGAATCCACCAAGCTCAGTGAGCACACCTAAGAACTTAGTCGCTGATATGATCGTGACCAACGCCAAAGTAGCGGTGATGGACGATAAAAGAACCGTAGCCGAAGCCATTGCCGTTAAAAACGGTAAGGTATTGCGCACCGGTAGCAATGAAGACATCTTAAATCTTCAAGGTAAGATGACACGTGTGATTGACGCTAATGGCCGCACTATTATTCCTGGCCTAAACGACTCTCACTTACACATCACTCGCGGCGGTCGCTTCTACAATACTGAGCTACGCTGGGACGGTGTGACCTCACTAAAAGAAGCGTTACGCATGCTAAAAGAGCAAGCGGACAGAACGCCTGAAGGTCAGTGGGTACGTGTTATCGGCGGTTGGTCACCTTATCAGTTCGAAGAAAAGCGTATGCCAACGGTTGAAGAAATTAACGAAGCCACTGGTGATACACCAGCATTCGTATTATATCTATACAGCCGTGGTTGGTTAAACCAAGCCGGTCTTGAAGCACTGGGTATTGATGAAAATACGCCACCACCAAATGATGACAGCCGTTATGAAAAAGATGAAAACGGTAAGTTAACGGGTGTACTTCTAGCTGAACCAAACGCAATGATTTTATACCAAGTAATCGGTAAACTGCCTGCGTTATCAGAAGAAGACATGATTAACTCAACCAAGCACTTCTACCATGAATTAAACCGCTTTGGTTTAACCAGTGCGATTGATGCTGGCGGCGGCGGTCACCACTTCCCAGAAAACTATGAAGCCTCTAAAGCGCTTGCCACCAGTGGCGACTTATCAATGCGCATCTCTTACTACTTGTTCCCACAAGAAGCCGGTAAAGAGATTTCTGCCTTTGAACAGTGGATGGCAAACAACACCGCTTCTGTTAACGAAGATCCTTCACTAGAGCACGGTTACGAGCTTAAAGGTGGCGGAGAGTACATGACTTGGGCGGCAGGTGACTTTGAAAACTTCTTAGCCGATAAGCCATCTATTGAAGACAACGAAGGCTGGCGTGAAGACACCAAAAAAGTTATCCAAATGCACGTTGATGAAGGTTGGCCGTTTAGACAGCATTCAACTTATGGTCAAAACACCAAGCTAATCGTTGACCTTGTTGATGAGATTGACCGTGAAAATAACGGTAAAATCCGTAATGAAATGCGCTGGGCAATTGACCACGCTGAAACAGTGACTGATGAAACATTACGTGAAATCAAGCGCTTAAATGGCGGTATCTCAGTACAGGATCGTATGGCCTATGCCGGTGAATACTTCGTTGAAAGATACGGCGCAGAAGCAGCCAAAACGTCTCCACCATTCAAGAAAATCTTTGATATGGGTATCCCACTAGGCTCAGGTACCGACGGTACACGTGTTGCCAGTTATAACCCTTGGATTTCTTTATACTGGATGACGACTGGTAAAACAGTTGGCGGCACTCAGCTTTATGATAAAGACAACATCTTATCAAGAGAAGATGCGCTAGAAGTATATACCAGCGGTAGTGCATGGTTCTCAAGTGAAGAAAACGTTAAAGGAACGCTAGAGCCAGGTAAGTATGCTGACTTCGTTCTATTATCTGACGACTACTTCACCGTTCCAGAAGAGAAAATCAAAACCATCGAGTCGGTATTAACCGTACTTGGCGGCGACGTGGTATATGGTGCTGGCGAATACAGCAAGCTAGACCCTCAACTACCACCTATCTCTCCTAGCTGGTCTCCAGTGAAATACTATGGTGGTTATCATAACCCTGAAAAACCAGCCGCACGCTAG
- a CDS encoding alpha/beta fold hydrolase — protein MTATAPDYQTDPFFNLKDQWINTSANEVTHYYEQGDGVPVLLLHGSGIGTSAAVTWWLNIPTLSQAMRCIAFDFIGYGKTKTGIVADEQSQPESQYGIRAWGAHTLRLMDALGIEKAWVMGSSLGGWVGLQLALDYPERILGVISIGTGGAPRKPSVTKALLAASDTKADKSLTATKSTKPAKPPLSAAVIEQDLQKNIRNDAIISDTLVSLRLQAAQKEVQFGLRPILLAARDRDREQLPLDKSALAQLSLPVLLIHGADDKVVPLDYTLQLLQAIPDAEAHVFNGCGHWPHIGKAESFNRLVIQYLNTQQV, from the coding sequence ATGACTGCTACCGCTCCAGACTATCAAACTGACCCCTTTTTTAATCTAAAAGATCAGTGGATTAACACCTCAGCAAATGAAGTGACCCATTACTATGAACAGGGTGATGGCGTGCCTGTTTTATTATTACATGGCTCAGGTATTGGCACATCTGCAGCAGTGACTTGGTGGTTAAACATCCCTACGCTGAGCCAAGCCATGCGCTGTATTGCGTTTGACTTTATCGGTTATGGCAAAACGAAAACCGGGATAGTAGCTGATGAACAGTCGCAACCAGAGAGTCAGTATGGCATCCGAGCTTGGGGCGCACACACACTGCGTTTAATGGATGCGTTAGGTATCGAAAAGGCGTGGGTGATGGGTAGCTCGCTTGGCGGTTGGGTAGGACTACAGCTTGCACTCGATTATCCAGAGCGTATTTTGGGTGTTATCTCTATTGGTACCGGCGGTGCGCCACGCAAGCCCTCTGTTACCAAGGCTCTACTGGCAGCAAGCGATACAAAGGCGGATAAGTCGCTCACAGCCACTAAGTCAACCAAACCAGCGAAGCCGCCATTAAGCGCTGCAGTGATAGAGCAAGACTTACAAAAGAATATTCGCAATGATGCCATCATTAGTGATACCTTGGTGTCACTGCGTCTTCAAGCCGCTCAAAAAGAAGTTCAATTCGGATTACGTCCTATCCTATTGGCTGCACGTGATAGAGATCGGGAGCAACTTCCACTCGATAAATCGGCCTTGGCTCAATTGTCGTTACCGGTGTTATTAATACATGGTGCCGATGATAAGGTAGTGCCGTTAGACTATACCTTGCAGCTATTACAAGCGATACCTGACGCTGAAGCGCACGTGTTTAATGGTTGTGGTCATTGGCCGCACATTGGCAAAGCAGAGTCATTTAACCGCTTGGTTATCCAGTATTTAAACACTCAGCAAGTTTAG
- a CDS encoding GMC oxidoreductase: MTIKPMKRRQFIKIMGLSLGAVGASATVTGCQTISGMMSKPLPETTQEMGHFSNIIVGSGYGGAVAARRLTEKGHEVLILEMGMRWDRTPENDTFCKMINPDERSSWFSNLPHAPITIPKPIKKYPGVLDLVEYDEISVFTGRAYGGGSIVNGAIAIPPRREHFENVFPWIDADEMYDTYFPLAMKELKVSQIPEDFFNNSKFYQFTRAAEEQAEKAGLKTEFFANSYDFDYMQQEDKGEVYRSGLGGEVIYGNNAGKYSLDLTYLKDAEDTGKVTLKTLRQVVSIEALDDDKLALEVHVIGKRGHVEAIERYTCDKLFLNAGSMGTSELLVKSEAEGKLKNLNEHIGKYWGPNGNIMTGRNFVNSAGSDQSTIPVKGINMWDDQPESEVKIFAEIAPLPLGIETWSTLFLAITDNPERGNYYYDEDSKTVKLNWKRSQNEYSVNGAKKLLDKLEVSNDGTKAGLLFNNGFGDDFCYHPLGGCVLGKATDEFGRVKGHSNIYVQDSSLIPGSAGVNPYVFITGLAERNMATIVKEDFS; the protein is encoded by the coding sequence ATGACCATTAAGCCAATGAAACGACGTCAATTTATCAAGATCATGGGGCTAAGCTTAGGCGCAGTGGGTGCCTCAGCCACTGTTACTGGCTGCCAGACCATTAGTGGCATGATGAGTAAGCCCCTACCAGAAACGACGCAAGAGATGGGTCACTTTAGCAATATTATCGTTGGCAGTGGTTATGGTGGTGCAGTCGCAGCACGTCGTTTGACTGAGAAAGGTCATGAAGTGTTGATTTTAGAAATGGGTATGCGCTGGGACAGAACCCCTGAGAATGACACCTTTTGTAAGATGATCAATCCTGATGAGCGCTCGAGCTGGTTTAGCAATTTGCCGCATGCGCCCATTACCATTCCAAAGCCGATTAAAAAATACCCAGGCGTGTTGGATTTGGTCGAATACGATGAAATCAGCGTATTCACCGGGCGCGCTTATGGCGGCGGCTCTATCGTCAATGGTGCGATTGCCATTCCGCCAAGACGTGAGCATTTTGAAAATGTATTCCCATGGATTGATGCCGATGAGATGTACGACACCTATTTTCCATTGGCAATGAAAGAGTTAAAGGTCAGTCAAATTCCAGAAGACTTCTTTAATAACTCAAAATTCTATCAATTTACCCGCGCTGCAGAAGAGCAGGCAGAAAAAGCAGGTCTTAAAACTGAATTCTTCGCTAACAGCTATGACTTTGACTACATGCAACAAGAAGATAAAGGCGAAGTGTATCGCTCAGGCTTGGGCGGTGAAGTCATCTATGGCAACAATGCCGGCAAGTACTCACTGGATTTGACCTACCTAAAAGATGCAGAAGACACTGGTAAAGTGACCTTAAAAACCTTGCGTCAAGTGGTGTCTATCGAGGCGCTAGATGATGATAAATTGGCATTAGAAGTGCATGTCATTGGCAAGCGTGGCCACGTTGAAGCCATTGAGCGTTACACCTGCGATAAGCTGTTCTTAAACGCAGGCAGTATGGGCACCTCGGAGCTGTTGGTCAAAAGCGAAGCTGAGGGCAAATTAAAAAACTTAAACGAGCACATCGGCAAATACTGGGGCCCTAACGGCAATATCATGACCGGCCGCAACTTTGTTAACTCTGCCGGCTCAGACCAATCGACCATTCCAGTGAAAGGCATCAATATGTGGGATGATCAGCCCGAGTCTGAGGTCAAAATCTTTGCTGAAATTGCACCGCTACCACTGGGCATTGAAACATGGTCGACCTTATTCTTAGCCATTACTGACAACCCAGAGCGTGGTAATTACTACTACGATGAAGATTCAAAAACGGTGAAACTAAACTGGAAACGCTCGCAAAATGAGTATTCAGTCAACGGCGCTAAAAAGCTGTTAGACAAGTTAGAAGTCTCTAATGATGGCACCAAAGCAGGTTTGCTGTTTAATAACGGCTTTGGTGATGATTTTTGCTATCACCCGCTAGGCGGTTGTGTATTAGGTAAAGCCACTGACGAATTTGGACGCGTCAAAGGTCACAGTAATATTTACGTGCAAGACAGCTCGCTGATTCCAGGCAGTGCTGGCGTCAATCCATATGTGTTTATCACTGGCCTTGCCGAGCGTAATATGGCGACCATTGTGAAAGAAGATTTCTCGTAA
- the acnA gene encoding aconitate hydratase AcnA, producing MSDIFNVKDSLTVDGKEYAYYSLPKLAEKYPNINRLPYSMKIVLENLLRNEDGGQSVGEKHIEAVANWDAAAEASKEIAFMPARVVLQDFTGVPSVVDLAAMRDAVVKLGGDAEQINPFIPSELVVDHSVQVDTYGRADALDLNEKIEFKRNNERYEFLHWGKSAFENFVVVPPATGIVHQVNLEYLARVVMASEQNGELTAYPDTVFGTDSHTTMINGIGVLGWGVGGIEAEAAMLGQPSSMLIPQVVGFEMTGKLQEGVTATDLVLRVVEMLREHGVVGKFVEFYGEGLHSMPLADRATIANMSPEYGATCGIFPVDQMAIDYLRLSGREEAQIELVEKYAKAQGLWHDENTPAATYSSNLHLDLSTVQPALAGPNLPQQRINLSDMHQKFNETLQVMTKDRKSEIAGKERFDEEGGEQEQAEHLSAKPDVFSTVDIEDESHELRDGSVVIAAITSCTNTSNPAVMLGAGLVAKKAAEKGLKAKPWVKTSLAPGSKVVTDYLEKTNLMDALEKTGFYLVGYGCTTCIGNSGPLLESIEQGIEENDLVASAVLSGNRNFEGRIHSHVKASYLASPPLVVAYALAGTVNIDLTKDPIGQDQDGNDVFLKDIWPTSQEINELIANNIDADMFRKNYGEVFDGSSAWNAISSADSQLYPWDEASTYIKNPPFFDGMTMEPEGIKDIENARILGLFGDSITTDHISPAGKINPDSPAGKYLQERGVLEEDFNSYGSRRGNDAIMTRGTFANIRIKNQMMGGKEGGYTYYFSGDKATLQDGEEMAIYDAAMKYKQDNRPLVVLGGEQYGSGSSRDWAAKGTILLGVKAVLTSSFERIHRSNLVGMGVLPLTFKEGENADTYNLDGSEVLSITGLENGESKTATVTATRADGSTESFEVNVMLQTPKEREYVRHGGVLHYVLRQLAAENQA from the coding sequence ATGAGCGATATTTTTAATGTTAAAGACAGTCTGACTGTTGATGGCAAAGAGTATGCCTATTACAGTCTGCCAAAGCTTGCTGAAAAATACCCCAATATTAATCGTCTGCCATACAGCATGAAAATCGTACTAGAGAACCTATTACGTAACGAAGACGGTGGTCAGTCTGTTGGCGAAAAGCACATTGAAGCCGTTGCCAACTGGGACGCTGCTGCTGAAGCCTCTAAAGAAATTGCCTTTATGCCAGCACGTGTGGTTCTACAGGATTTCACCGGTGTACCTTCTGTTGTTGACTTAGCAGCGATGCGTGATGCGGTGGTTAAGCTTGGCGGTGATGCAGAGCAAATTAACCCATTTATTCCAAGTGAGTTGGTCGTTGACCACTCTGTACAAGTCGATACTTATGGCCGTGCAGATGCGCTGGATCTAAACGAGAAGATCGAGTTTAAACGCAACAACGAACGTTATGAGTTTTTACACTGGGGTAAGAGCGCGTTTGAAAACTTCGTGGTCGTACCACCTGCAACCGGTATTGTTCACCAAGTGAACTTAGAGTACTTAGCCCGTGTTGTGATGGCCAGTGAGCAAAATGGTGAGCTAACCGCTTATCCAGATACTGTATTCGGCACCGACAGCCACACCACCATGATTAATGGTATCGGTGTTTTAGGTTGGGGTGTTGGCGGTATTGAAGCAGAAGCTGCGATGTTAGGTCAGCCATCATCGATGCTTATCCCACAAGTGGTCGGCTTTGAAATGACCGGTAAGCTACAAGAAGGTGTTACCGCAACTGACTTAGTACTGCGTGTGGTAGAAATGCTACGTGAACACGGCGTGGTTGGTAAGTTCGTTGAATTCTATGGCGAAGGCTTACACAGCATGCCTCTGGCTGACCGTGCCACTATCGCTAACATGTCACCAGAATATGGTGCTACCTGTGGTATCTTCCCAGTTGACCAAATGGCAATCGACTATTTACGTCTATCAGGTCGTGAAGAAGCACAAATTGAACTGGTTGAGAAGTATGCTAAAGCCCAAGGCCTATGGCATGACGAAAACACGCCAGCAGCCACTTACTCAAGCAATCTACACTTAGATCTATCAACCGTACAGCCTGCTCTAGCTGGTCCAAACTTGCCACAGCAGCGTATTAACTTATCTGATATGCATCAGAAGTTTAATGAAACGCTACAAGTAATGACTAAAGACCGTAAATCAGAAATCGCAGGTAAAGAGCGCTTTGACGAAGAAGGCGGTGAGCAAGAACAAGCTGAGCATTTATCTGCTAAGCCAGATGTATTCTCAACGGTAGATATCGAAGACGAAAGCCATGAGCTACGTGATGGTTCAGTTGTAATTGCTGCGATTACATCTTGTACCAACACTTCAAACCCAGCAGTAATGCTAGGTGCCGGTCTGGTTGCGAAAAAAGCAGCTGAGAAAGGGCTAAAAGCCAAGCCATGGGTTAAAACGTCATTAGCACCAGGCTCTAAAGTGGTTACAGACTATCTTGAAAAAACCAACCTAATGGATGCGCTTGAAAAAACAGGCTTCTATCTGGTCGGTTATGGTTGTACCACTTGTATCGGTAACTCAGGTCCATTATTAGAGTCTATCGAACAAGGTATTGAAGAAAACGATCTGGTTGCTTCTGCTGTTCTATCAGGTAACCGTAACTTTGAAGGTCGTATTCACTCACACGTGAAAGCCAGCTACTTAGCATCGCCACCACTGGTTGTTGCGTATGCGCTAGCGGGTACGGTTAATATTGACCTGACTAAAGACCCAATTGGCCAAGACCAAGACGGTAACGATGTATTCTTAAAAGATATCTGGCCAACCTCGCAAGAGATTAATGAGCTAATCGCTAACAACATTGACGCTGATATGTTCCGTAAGAACTATGGCGAAGTATTCGATGGTAGCTCAGCGTGGAACGCCATCAGCTCAGCAGACAGTCAGCTGTACCCATGGGATGAAGCATCTACTTACATCAAGAACCCACCGTTCTTCGATGGCATGACGATGGAACCAGAAGGTATTAAAGACATCGAAAATGCTCGTATTTTAGGTCTATTCGGTGACTCTATCACTACTGACCACATCTCACCTGCCGGTAAGATCAATCCAGATTCACCTGCTGGTAAATACTTGCAAGAGCGTGGCGTGTTAGAAGAAGACTTTAACAGCTATGGTTCACGTCGTGGTAACGATGCAATTATGACGCGTGGTACATTCGCCAACATCCGTATCAAGAACCAAATGATGGGTGGTAAAGAAGGTGGTTATACTTACTACTTCAGCGGCGACAAAGCGACGTTACAAGATGGTGAAGAAATGGCCATCTATGACGCAGCGATGAAGTACAAGCAAGACAACCGTCCATTGGTAGTATTAGGCGGTGAGCAGTACGGTTCAGGTTCAAGCCGTGACTGGGCAGCAAAAGGTACCATCTTATTGGGCGTGAAAGCGGTATTGACCAGCTCATTTGAGCGTATTCACCGCTCTAACCTAGTGGGTATGGGTGTGTTGCCATTGACCTTTAAAGAGGGTGAAAATGCAGACACTTACAACCTAGATGGTTCAGAAGTATTGAGCATCACAGGTCTAGAAAATGGTGAAAGCAAGACCGCCACTGTCACCG
- a CDS encoding lipoate--protein ligase has product MKLRILKSAVTNPWFNLATEDWIFQELDPGSHTLFLWRNSETVVIGRTQNPWVECKINKMEEDGIYLARRQSGGGAVFHDLGNTNFTFLSPKDDYNQDANFTIIVNALKKLGIDATQSGRNDMHVGERKISGSAFKHASDRSFHHGTLLVNANMQKLGDYLNPHPLKLKAKGIKSVRSRVANLIEFNPDINHEMLSDAIIEAFCEYYGQQVEVEELDEASLSKQPHLNKYYQQMADWDWRFGKTPQFSHHIETRFDWGIIDLHLDVQQAIIKDVVIFSDALNVELIDALKQTLTDTKYTIDEVKAKLEALKNNQPDMANQIDDFEKWLIGEMTT; this is encoded by the coding sequence ATGAAACTACGTATTCTAAAATCTGCAGTGACCAACCCTTGGTTTAATCTGGCTACCGAAGACTGGATATTTCAGGAGTTAGACCCAGGCTCACATACTTTATTTTTATGGCGCAATAGCGAGACCGTGGTGATTGGGCGCACTCAAAACCCGTGGGTAGAGTGCAAAATTAATAAGATGGAAGAGGACGGGATATATCTGGCACGTCGTCAAAGTGGCGGCGGGGCGGTGTTTCACGATTTAGGCAACACCAATTTTACTTTTTTATCGCCCAAAGATGATTATAACCAAGATGCCAACTTTACGATTATCGTTAATGCGCTTAAAAAGCTCGGCATCGATGCGACGCAATCAGGGCGTAATGACATGCACGTGGGTGAGCGTAAGATTTCTGGCAGCGCCTTTAAACATGCCTCTGACCGCAGCTTTCATCATGGCACGCTGTTGGTAAATGCCAATATGCAAAAGCTTGGTGATTATCTTAACCCGCATCCGCTTAAGCTCAAGGCCAAAGGCATTAAGTCGGTACGCTCACGTGTCGCTAACTTAATTGAGTTTAATCCGGATATTAATCATGAGATGTTGTCCGATGCCATTATCGAGGCGTTTTGTGAGTATTACGGACAGCAGGTCGAGGTCGAGGAGCTGGATGAAGCCAGTTTGTCGAAACAGCCGCATTTAAATAAATACTATCAGCAAATGGCCGATTGGGATTGGCGCTTTGGTAAGACGCCGCAGTTTAGCCATCACATCGAGACTCGTTTTGATTGGGGCATTATTGATCTTCATTTAGATGTACAGCAAGCGATTATTAAGGACGTGGTTATCTTCTCAGATGCATTGAATGTTGAGCTGATTGATGCGCTTAAGCAGACATTAACTGATACCAAATATACCATCGATGAGGTCAAAGCTAAGCTAGAAGCTTTAAAAAATAACCAGCCTGACATGGCCAATCAAATAGATGATTTTGAGAAGTGGTTAATCGGTGAGATGACAACCTAA
- a CDS encoding Cj0069 family protein, with product MKKHVVIFEARGGSDKSKYGYRRDTYPIIESLKKRGWSAEVIFYSDENRGEIYRYTIDKADAYVSRINPGNLKDETGYFQMLRELVHQGVKGLPHPDVMINYGAKNVVERLKGTSLVPEDVYCYYEYDELKAHFPTTLARGERVLKQNRGSTGEGIWRVQLKDPKKYKDVAEIPDEAVLKLTEARDNHTEEKTLGEFIEFCYQYLEGDSGLILDMPFLPRIKEGEIRVLMLRDKAVSVVHKKPDDSADAFSATLFSGATYRYDEPEQWQQMVDEVEASIPMLQARLGGYALPLLWTADFILDTDDKGNDIYVLGEINSSCVGFTTHLGLSENIADEIMNLIEAESVINSRFPAFRI from the coding sequence ATGAAAAAACACGTTGTCATTTTTGAAGCCCGCGGTGGCTCTGACAAGAGTAAATATGGCTATCGCCGTGATACCTACCCTATTATTGAATCGCTTAAAAAGCGTGGCTGGAGTGCCGAGGTTATTTTTTATAGCGATGAAAATCGTGGTGAAATTTACCGCTACACCATCGATAAAGCCGATGCATACGTGAGCCGTATTAACCCAGGAAATCTAAAAGATGAAACCGGTTACTTTCAAATGCTACGCGAACTGGTACATCAAGGCGTTAAAGGCCTACCGCATCCAGATGTGATGATTAATTATGGTGCCAAAAACGTGGTTGAACGTCTAAAAGGTACCTCGTTAGTACCGGAAGATGTGTATTGTTATTATGAATATGACGAGTTGAAAGCACACTTCCCAACCACCCTAGCCAGAGGCGAACGTGTGTTAAAACAAAACCGTGGCTCAACCGGTGAAGGCATTTGGCGCGTTCAGCTAAAAGATCCTAAAAAATACAAAGACGTCGCTGAAATACCAGACGAAGCGGTACTGAAACTGACCGAAGCGCGTGACAACCACACCGAAGAAAAAACCTTGGGTGAGTTTATCGAGTTTTGTTATCAGTACTTAGAAGGTGATAGCGGCTTAATCTTGGATATGCCATTTTTGCCACGTATTAAAGAAGGCGAAATTCGTGTCCTAATGCTTCGTGACAAAGCCGTGTCTGTGGTACACAAAAAGCCGGACGACTCTGCTGATGCCTTCTCTGCTACCTTATTCTCAGGGGCCACTTATCGCTATGATGAGCCTGAGCAGTGGCAACAGATGGTCGATGAAGTTGAGGCCAGCATTCCTATGCTACAAGCACGCTTAGGTGGTTATGCGTTGCCTTTATTGTGGACGGCCGACTTTATTTTGGACACCGATGACAAAGGCAATGACATCTACGTGCTGGGTGAAATTAACTCTTCTTGTGTTGGCTTTACCACTCACTTAGGCTTGTCAGAGAATATCGCCGATGAGATTATGAATTTAATCGAAGCCGAAAGCGTGATTAATAGCCGCTTCCCAGCGTTTAGAATCTAA